In Oryza brachyantha chromosome 1, ObraRS2, whole genome shotgun sequence, the following are encoded in one genomic region:
- the LOC102705218 gene encoding glycine-rich RNA-binding protein 2, mitochondrial-like, whose amino-acid sequence MLNWRRNAVIPLVRLLHPSGARASSSSSSSSCCSKLFVAGLSYDTNETALKDAFSHHGHIIQVKVICHPVTGKSKGYGFVKFASEDEAAAALHKMSGEVIDGRTIRVHYANNG is encoded by the exons atgtTGAATTGGAGACGAAACGCGGTGATTCCGTTGGTGAGGCTGCTCCATCCGTCAGGAGCCCGTGCCtcttcctcgtcctcgtcctcctcctgctgctccaAACTCTTCGTTGCCG GTCTTTCTTATGATACAAATGAGACTGCTCTCAAGGATGCTTTCTCTCACCATGGCCACATTATTCAAG tgAAAGTAATATGCCACCCAGTGACAGGGAAATCCAAAGGGTACGGTTTTGTCAAGTTTGCTTCAGAGGATGAAGCAGCTGCAGCATTGCACAAGATGAGCGGTGAG GTGATTGATGGTAGGACCATAAGGGTGCACTACGCAAACAACGGATGA